In Exiguobacterium acetylicum, the genomic stretch GGGGGAAGATTGTAGAGCGTGTGCGAATAACTGTGTTCTTGAAAATAGTCCCGGAACATCTTGAACTGAAACCGGGTGTATTGAAAGGCGATGAAGTGACCGCCTGATCGTAGTAACGTTTGAAATTGTGCCAATAAATCATGCCGTAACGCTGCCGGGAACGACGCAAACGGGAGACCACTGACGATGACGTCGATCTGTCCGCTCCATGAATCGGATAATCCTTGAACGTCACCAATCAAGAGAGTGACATTCGTTTCCTGAGCCAGTAATTGTTCGAGTGCCGGGCGGAACGTTTCGCTCCGTTCACAAATCAAGAGATGTGTTTCCGATGAACGAGCGGCCAGTAAAGCTTTGGTGATCGCTCCGTCACCCGCTCCGACTTCAAGAATCTGGCGTGGACGATCGGCGACGGCGCGTCGTGCCATCATCTCAGCCAGGCGTGGACTGCTCGGTGCGACGGCTCCAACACGGAGTGGTGCGTGAAGTGCTTCTTTTAAGAAATCAAACATGAAAACCCTACTTTCCGTTGAGTATATCATGTAGTATGCACGTCGTCCCTTTCGAAAACAGGACGATGTTTCTTAAGTGAATCTTAAACATATCAATGCCTGATTTTCGGCGACATGATGACCGGACAAGCCGGTATACTAAGGACAAAGGAGGGGAAGGCGATGGAACATCACACGTATTATGAAGCGCTCGTTCGCCGGGACGCGACATACGAAGGGACGTTTTTCGTCGGCGTCAAGACGACCGGCATCTTTTGCCGTCCGACGTGTCCGGCACGAAAACCGAAAGCGGAGAACTGTGAGTTTTTTGAGACGGCGCAAGAGGCATTACTTGCCTCGTATCGACCGTGCCGTCGTTGTCATCCGCTTGCTTATCCCGGAGATCATGGTACGATTCAACGCTTGATCGAAGCGGTCGAGGCAGAACCAGACAAACGATTCAAGGAAGCCGATTTCCGAGCACTTGGTCTCGATGAATCAACGGCACGCCGTCAGTTCAAGAAGCGTTTCGGGATGACGTTCGTCGCGTATGCTCGGGCACGACGGATGGGGCTTGCGATGAAGGAGATCCGGACCGGTAAGCCAATTATCGAAGGACAGTTAGCTGGAGGTTATGAATCGAGTAGTGGTTTTCGTGAGGCGTCAGCACGGATTCTCGGACAAGCACCATCGCGCTTTGACGGGCAGGTCTTACGCGCGAAATGGCTCGATACACCACTCGGTTCGATGCTGGCGATTGCCGACGATCAACTCTTACATCTGCTCGAGTTCGTCGACCGACGCGGACTGGAACGGGAAATCGAACAATTGCGTAAGAAAGCGCGTGCTGTCATCGTCCCCGGGGAGTCACCGGTCTTTGGACAGATTGAAGCGGAGCTCCGTCGTTACTTCAAAGGAGAGCCGGTATCGTTTCAGACGCCACTGATGCGGTACGGGACACCATTTCAACGCCGTGTATGGGAAGAACTCGAGCGGATTCCGAGTGGGGAGACGATCTCGTACCAAGAGCTGGCGATCCGGATCGGTCAACCGACTGCTGTTCGTGCCGTCGCACGAGCGAATGGAGCGAACCAACTGGCAATCGTCATCCCGTGCCATCGGGTCATTCGGACGAATGGAGATTTAGGTGGATACGCGGGTGGACTCGCACGCAAGGAAACATTGCTCAAACTGGAGCGCACACAGAGAGGACTGGATGAAGGATGAGTTTGATTAAAGATGTATTTTCATCGAGTTGGCTCGATCGCTTAGGAGCAGCGGTCGACGTACCGGATTTTCGAAGACGAGTCGAACGGGAAGACTGGGAAGAACTCGCGTTTAAACAACGCGTCCGTCGTGTGGCGGAGACACTAGAGACGATTTTGCCACCGTTTCCGGATGCGGCGGGGGAGCTAGAGCGACTCGCACCGCAGTTTACTGGGTTACCGGGAATTGTTTTTCCAGAGTATGTCGAA encodes the following:
- a CDS encoding bifunctional transcriptional activator/DNA repair enzyme AdaA; its protein translation is MEHHTYYEALVRRDATYEGTFFVGVKTTGIFCRPTCPARKPKAENCEFFETAQEALLASYRPCRRCHPLAYPGDHGTIQRLIEAVEAEPDKRFKEADFRALGLDESTARRQFKKRFGMTFVAYARARRMGLAMKEIRTGKPIIEGQLAGGYESSSGFREASARILGQAPSRFDGQVLRAKWLDTPLGSMLAIADDQLLHLLEFVDRRGLEREIEQLRKKARAVIVPGESPVFGQIEAELRRYFKGEPVSFQTPLMRYGTPFQRRVWEELERIPSGETISYQELAIRIGQPTAVRAVARANGANQLAIVIPCHRVIRTNGDLGGYAGGLARKETLLKLERTQRGLDEG
- a CDS encoding class I SAM-dependent methyltransferase; translated protein: MFDFLKEALHAPLRVGAVAPSSPRLAEMMARRAVADRPRQILEVGAGDGAITKALLAARSSETHLLICERSETFRPALEQLLAQETNVTLLIGDVQGLSDSWSGQIDVIVSGLPFASFPAALRHDLLAQFQTLLRSGGHFIAFQYTRFQFKMFRDYFQEHSYSHTLYNLPPAYVFEGVQQEESTHAHALDR